Sequence from the Bremerella volcania genome:
TATGCCTGAAGCAGCATGTAGCTGAATTCGGTGTAGCTGAGCCCGGCGTCGTCCCGCTCCAAGCGACCTTTGACTGAGTCCTTCGCCATCATGACGTTGACCGGGAAGTTCTTCCCGATGTCACGCAGGAAGTCGAGGTAGCTGAAGCTTTGCATCCAGTCAAAGTTGTTGACCAGCACGGCACCGCTGCCTGATTCATCGAAGTCGAGGAACTGCCCCATTTGGACCTTGATCGCCTCGACGTTGGCTCGCAGTTGTTCGACCGACAGCAGATTACGTTCGGCGCTCTTGCCACTGGGATCGCCGATCATACCGGTCGCACCACCGACCAAAGCGATCGGCTTATGCCCGGCGGCTTGAAAGCGGCGAAGCAGCATCAGCGGCAGCATATGCCCCACGTGCAGGCTCTCGGCCGTTGGGTCGAACCCAGCGTAGACGGTGCGCGGCTGCTCATTCAGCCAGGAGCCGAACGAGTCGTCCCCGGTCGTTTGATTGATCAGACCACGCCACGAGAGTTCTGCGAAAATATCGTTCATCTGCCCAGGATCGCCGCCGTTAAGGGTTTCATTGCCATTAGAAACGGGCATTCTAAGAAAAATTGCCCCAAGGAACTACGGGACGACACCGAAACAGCTTCCCAGGTTCAACTTAGGTCGGCCAGAAGCCGCTCGGCCACGGCCAGATCCTCCTTGGTGGTGATCTTCAGATTCTTCATCCCACCGCGAACCACCGACACCTGGTGCCCCAGGCGTTCGACCAGGCTGGCATCGTCGGTGGCAGGCTCACGACGAAACTTATCGTACGCCTCGAGAATCAACTGCCGCCGGAAGACCTGGGGAGTTTGCGCCTCCCAGATCCCTTCGCGAGGAACCGTTTCGACGATCTTCCCTTCGATCGAAACGCGTTTGAGCGTGCCTGGTACCGGCAAAGCAAGGATCGCGGCCCCGCTGCCTGCTGCGCTGTTGAATACCGCGTCGATCATTGCGTCGTCGATGCCAGGCCGGGCCGCATCGTGAATGGCGATGAACTCGCTAAGGGAGTCCAACGCGTCGATTCCATGGGCGATCGAGTCGGTGCGGGTTTCTCCTCCCAAAACGATCTGAATGCCTAGCTCATCACAGACGCCACCGAACTGTTCGCGGAAGTACGACTCGTCATCCTGAGAAATGACGATGACCACGCCACTCACGTCAGGCCGCGCGGCAAACCGCCTGGCACTGTGCAGCCAGACTGGCTGGCCGAGTAGCGGCACATAGACTTTCTTCAGCTGGCCGCCGCCGAAACGAGTACTACGGCCGGCGGCAGGTAGAATGACACTGAATTTGATCAACGATGCGGTCCTTTCAAGTAACGAGTCGTTACTTATCATACCGCATCAGGATTTCGTCTGGGGGAGCGCTGACGCCAGGAAAGTTTCCTTCGGCGACCATTCCCCCCACTTCCGACACGCGACGGAAGTAGCGATCGCTCGGCCGGGTGAGCAGAATCTTCCGCTTCAAATCGCGACAAGCAATATCGGCCGCGGCGCGGATCGTTTCGTTCTCTTGCTTCGCCGCATACAGCGCGGTGCACAGAATCGTCATCAGGTCCTGCACGTTTGAGGACAGGTACGACATGCGGCACTGACGGTCTGCCAGCTTCAGTTGATGCTTCCGCATCGTGCCGGAGATATGCAGCGGCATGTCTTGCAGGCGATCGGCCGCGAACTGGGCGTGGGCCTTCAGGTCTTCTGGCATCTGCGGGAACTTCGGCCGCGGCTTGCCTCCCATGTATTCCTTCATCATCCAGCTGGCATACGGAGCCAAAGCCCCCTTGAGCGCCCAGGCATGAGCCGGATTCAGCGGGTTGGGCTTCTTAATGCCGGCTTCGTGCAGGGCCTTGCCGATCGGCTCGAAGAACTGCGTGCCGTGCTTCTTCACCAGCGACTTGAAGAACGCCATGCCGAGCATCTCCCCTTCCCCTTCGTAGATGCAAGGAGCGAGGTACTCGTGGACGTTGTCGCCAAACATGTGCCCGTGCAGGAACGAACGTCCGCCGTGCGTTTTCATGAACAGTTCGATCGCCGCTTCCTTCTGCGATTCGCTCCCGAAAATCTTGGCAATGATGCATTCCATCTCGCCGCGGTAGCCAGCATCGATCAGCGTGCTGCACCAGGCCACCAGGGCATCCGAAGCGACGATCATTCCGGCGAGCTTACCCAAGCGGCGCTGCACCAGTTCTCGCTTGGCGATCGGCTCGCCATACGTTTCGCGGAAATGAACCCACGGAATCATGCTGGCCATCATCAGACGCATCGTACCGGCCGCGTTGGCACATAGGCTGATGCGGCCGAGGTTGAGCCCGTGATAGGCGATCGTCAGACCATTTCCCTTACCCGGCAGCAGCAAGTTCTCTTTTGGCACGCGAAAGTCTTTGAAGATGATGCCCTGGTTGTAGGTATGCTTGAGGGCCCAAATGCCGTACTTTCGCAGCTGGAAGTTATCGTTCTCCTCCGGCGGTAGATCGACGACCAGCACCGCCGGCACCTGGTCGATCAAACAGACCACGCCGATCGTTCGCCCTGGCACCACGTTGGTGATGAAGAGCTTCTCACCATTGAGCACGTAACTGTCGCCATCGAGCTTGGCCGTCGTTCGCAGCGCGGTCAGGTCAGAACCGGCACACGGTTCGGTAAGCGCGAACGCCGAGAGCTTCTCGCCGCTGGCCAGCTTCGGCAGATAGCGCTGCTTCTGCTCTTCGTTGCCAA
This genomic interval carries:
- the ispD gene encoding 2-C-methyl-D-erythritol 4-phosphate cytidylyltransferase, giving the protein MIKFSVILPAAGRSTRFGGGQLKKVYVPLLGQPVWLHSARRFAARPDVSGVVIVISQDDESYFREQFGGVCDELGIQIVLGGETRTDSIAHGIDALDSLSEFIAIHDAARPGIDDAMIDAVFNSAAGSGAAILALPVPGTLKRVSIEGKIVETVPREGIWEAQTPQVFRRQLILEAYDKFRREPATDDASLVERLGHQVSVVRGGMKNLKITTKEDLAVAERLLADLS
- a CDS encoding acyl-CoA dehydrogenase family protein, with amino-acid sequence MSSDTTNPSVSDDKPEEISFAETALKLGGKSEDEARRTGAIDSADDQVEKLFQPEYQTANSPAHRAVWDRGIPVELFEADPIAAPPEIRKVMDDSLEVVRGFRKSKTITDEKGKIRDEVFQGLADAGYWGLLVDKKYGGSGTPFRAFAPFLTEMAMVDPTLAGLASVHGCIGAVDPVSTFGNEEQKQRYLPKLASGEKLSAFALTEPCAGSDLTALRTTAKLDGDSYVLNGEKLFITNVVPGRTIGVVCLIDQVPAVLVVDLPPEENDNFQLRKYGIWALKHTYNQGIIFKDFRVPKENLLLPGKGNGLTIAYHGLNLGRISLCANAAGTMRLMMASMIPWVHFRETYGEPIAKRELVQRRLGKLAGMIVASDALVAWCSTLIDAGYRGEMECIIAKIFGSESQKEAAIELFMKTHGGRSFLHGHMFGDNVHEYLAPCIYEGEGEMLGMAFFKSLVKKHGTQFFEPIGKALHEAGIKKPNPLNPAHAWALKGALAPYASWMMKEYMGGKPRPKFPQMPEDLKAHAQFAADRLQDMPLHISGTMRKHQLKLADRQCRMSYLSSNVQDLMTILCTALYAAKQENETIRAAADIACRDLKRKILLTRPSDRYFRRVSEVGGMVAEGNFPGVSAPPDEILMRYDK